The stretch of DNA GTGCAGCTTGTTCTGTAAGTCTCTTGGGTAGACTATCGTCTTTTCTGGTTATGCCCCGCATGGCATTGAACAATCGATTAATATTGACTATTCGTTCTCCTATTTCCTTCAATTGCTCTTCTGATAATTCTATACCATTGTGAATCTGAAGGGCCTTGGACACTGCAGGGTAATAGAACTCTGGGGGAATCTGCGTTCCATATTTGCAGAGCCCAACACTTTCCACGACTACCATGTAGTCCTCGCACTCTTTGACCATTATTCCCTTGTACTTGGGATTAAGCCTATCAGTCATTTCAGGAAGATACTCCTCACCGAATCGCTCTCTGATTTCATCATCGAACCCGGCTTCGTCTAGGACAGGAAATGCATAGAGATGGTCTGCGCCTCTAGCCGCCGTAGCAGCCGCAAGACCCATGGATTTCTGTGCTCGCGGTTCCTGACCCGCTATCTCCTGTTTTTTCACTGCCATGACGAATTTTTCGGTTCCTCTTCCAATCTCCTCTGCAGCTTTCGCGCTCCCTTCTGCTAAGAGGTCTCCAAATCCTTCTCTGTGAGCTATCATCTCTGTAAGCTCGATTATGGCTTCGTCATTGCCCCAGGAGAGATCAATTCCTTCAGTATCCTCTTCCGTTAGGAGTCCTTCATCCCATGCTTCCATTGCCCACGAGATTGTCCCACCGAGAGAGATTGTATCCATGCCATATTTGTTTGCAAGGTGATGACCGAACAGAACTGACTCCACATTTTCGTTTCCGCATCTGGAACCTAGAGAAGACTGTGTCTCAAACTCGGGTGCTCCTCCGGTATACTTGTATGGTCCTTCACGAACCGTGGTCACGCGACCACACCGCTGCAAACAACACCAATCTGCCCTCGCTTTTACGAGATGTTCGTCGTGGATTTTCTGGCCGCTTATCTTCTCATATTCATCGAATACTCCTTGTCGAAAGTTGTAGGATGGCAGTCTTCCGATTTCCTGCATCATTTCCACAAGATTCGTTGTTCCATATTTCGCACGTTCAGGAGTAAAGGGATTATCAAGCATCCTCTTGTGGAACCGGTCCATTTCCTTGAGATAGTTGTCTGGGTCTGCCACATCGATTTTTCCGGTTCCTCGTACACTGATTGCTTTGATTTTCTTAGAGCCCATGACTGCTCCAAGACCGGATCTTGCTGATGCCCGGTCTCTGTCATTCATGATGGCGGCGAATCTAACGAGGTTTTCTCCTGCCGGTCCAATTGATAGTATTCGGCATTTCTTTCCGTGTCGCTTGTGAAGCAATTCGTCGGTTTCGAAAACATCCTTCCCCCAGATGTTATTTGCATCGACAAGGGCAACATCATCGTCTCGGATGTTCAGGTATACTGGTTCGGGCGAGATCCCTTTGAAGATGATAGCATCGTACCCAGCCAGTTTCAGCTCCGGGCCCCAGAACCCAGCTGCATGGCTTTCCCCCCATATTCCTGTTAGCGGGGACAAAGCCGCAACCAGATGTCTAGATGCCTGAGGAAACATCGAACCTGTTAGGAGACCAGTTGCTATTCCCAAAACATTCTCTGAAGACAGTGGGTTTGCATCTGCTGGGATGTGATCGAAGAGAACCTTGGATAGGAATCCGGCTCCAAAGAGGAATTTATTGACCATCGATTCGTCAATCGGCTGAGCATCTATTTCTTGCTCCGTGAGATCAACCCAAAGTACTTCTCCACCTATTCCCTTCATTATGGTGATTCCTCCTTTTCGTAAAGAATGTCTGCATGCTCATCATGGAGAGCTAATATTTCTCCATCAGGGTCCGTTTCTTGAAGCTTCTCACGTGTTGTGATTTGAAGGGCATCAACCGGGCACCGCTTGACACATTCGCCACATTGAATGCACTTGATTGCTTTTCCTGTGTCTGGGTTAATCTTTATTGCAGCATACGGACAGGCTTCCACACAATCTCCAGTACCTGTGCACTTTGCTTCACTGATAATAACCGTCCCTTTCTTTGTCCGTCGAATAGCATTCTCGGGACAGGCGTCAATACAAGGTGCATCTTCACAGTTCCTACAGAAGAGCGGGAAATCTAGAGCAGGTTCCACTCGCAATACTCTTGCACGCGATCTTGCTGGGCTTATTGTCTTGAAGAATCGCATACTACATACATTCACGCATATCATACAGCCAGTACAGACTTGAGGATCCCCTATCACAAACTCTAGCTCAGACAACATTTGCCCCTCCTAAATGCTTGTTAGATAATCCCATTTGTTGGAATTCTCCATGGCCTGGTCTGATGGTTGTTCTGTTCTCTTTGAAAACCATTTCACCCCTGACGAATGTCATTTCTGGAGCTCCAGTCATTTCAAGGCCATCATATAATGTCCATCCGCATTTTGAAAACATCATTTCAGGGTTTATCTTCTCCTTCTTGGTTGGATTGATGATGACCAGATCAGCATCAGACCCAATTCTTAGTACTCCCTTCTTCGGATAAAGGCCGAATATTCTTGCTGGATTTCTGGAAGCAACATGCAAGAGTGTGGAATATGGTAACCGTCCACTATTGATACCTTCGGATAGAAGCACACGTAGAATCATTTGTGTTCCATCAACACCTGCCCAAGCCTCTCTGATGTCATGTGTTCCTGCTTCTTTCTTTTCTATTGGACAGGGTGCATGATCACTCACGGTAATATCGATTGTTCCCCTAAGCAATGCTGACCAAAGCGCTGATTTATCACGTTTGGTTCTGAGAGGAGGGTTCATCTTACTTTTGACGCCGAGCCTGTTCATCTGATCTCTGTGAAACATCAGGTGATGAGGACAGACTTCTGTTGTGACCATCACACTTTCTTTTCTTCCTCTTTCGATTTCCCTGATTCCTGCGTCACTAGTCACGTGTGCTATGTGCAAATGACCTCCTGTTCTTTTCGCAATGTCTACAAGCTGAGAGATTGCAAGATGTTCAGCGATAACTGGGCGTGAGAGTGAATGGCTTATCGGAGCATCCCATTCTCCTTCCATGTCATTGGAAAACTCTCTGAGGATCCCTGGGTCTTCTGCATGTACAGTGATTTGAGCTCCGTATTCAGATGCTTCACTGAGTAATCGTATCATTACACCAGCATCGGCTGGAAACGGCTCTCCTGTAAACGCCTTGAAAGCAGCTACCCCTTCTTCAAGCATCATCTTAACTATTTTGACATTCTCGGAGTACATCATTCCCGCGGTAAACGAGAAATCAATGATGGACATCGATTCACCCGCTTCTACTTTCTTCTGGAGGGCGTCTGGTGTATCGACTTGGCTTACAAGTGGCATGTCAATGACCGTTGTGACTCCTCCTGCAGCAGCAGCCCTTGAGCCAGTAGTGAAATCCTCATGGCTTAGCATATCCGGGTCGTGAATATGGGCATGAGCATCAATCAAACCCGGCATTACAATATTTCCTTCGGCATCAATGACCTCCTTGCCGTCTGGAAGATGTTCGTCTGTTGCTATGGCGGAAATCTTGCCCTTCTTTACTGCAAGCCCCCCTCTCGTTAATCCAGATTCTAAGAGAAGGCGGGAATTCTTGATTACTAGGTCAGCCTGATTGCTCAACTTACTTTCACTCCATACTTCTTCCTGCTAGAGGGGTTCCACCGCCAACCGGTGGGAATATAGCGA from Candidatus Thorarchaeota archaeon encodes:
- a CDS encoding aldehyde ferredoxin oxidoreductase family protein — encoded protein: MKGIGGEVLWVDLTEQEIDAQPIDESMVNKFLFGAGFLSKVLFDHIPADANPLSSENVLGIATGLLTGSMFPQASRHLVAALSPLTGIWGESHAAGFWGPELKLAGYDAIIFKGISPEPVYLNIRDDDVALVDANNIWGKDVFETDELLHKRHGKKCRILSIGPAGENLVRFAAIMNDRDRASARSGLGAVMGSKKIKAISVRGTGKIDVADPDNYLKEMDRFHKRMLDNPFTPERAKYGTTNLVEMMQEIGRLPSYNFRQGVFDEYEKISGQKIHDEHLVKARADWCCLQRCGRVTTVREGPYKYTGGAPEFETQSSLGSRCGNENVESVLFGHHLANKYGMDTISLGGTISWAMEAWDEGLLTEEDTEGIDLSWGNDEAIIELTEMIAHREGFGDLLAEGSAKAAEEIGRGTEKFVMAVKKQEIAGQEPRAQKSMGLAAATAARGADHLYAFPVLDEAGFDDEIRERFGEEYLPEMTDRLNPKYKGIMVKECEDYMVVVESVGLCKYGTQIPPEFYYPAVSKALQIHNGIELSEEQLKEIGERIVNINRLFNAMRGITRKDDSLPKRLTEQAAPTGPSKGQTVELDDMLEEYYEERGWDLESGLPTRETLRRLSLEEEMERTGLW
- a CDS encoding dihydroorotase family protein, which encodes MSNQADLVIKNSRLLLESGLTRGGLAVKKGKISAIATDEHLPDGKEVIDAEGNIVMPGLIDAHAHIHDPDMLSHEDFTTGSRAAAAGGVTTVIDMPLVSQVDTPDALQKKVEAGESMSIIDFSFTAGMMYSENVKIVKMMLEEGVAAFKAFTGEPFPADAGVMIRLLSEASEYGAQITVHAEDPGILREFSNDMEGEWDAPISHSLSRPVIAEHLAISQLVDIAKRTGGHLHIAHVTSDAGIREIERGRKESVMVTTEVCPHHLMFHRDQMNRLGVKSKMNPPLRTKRDKSALWSALLRGTIDITVSDHAPCPIEKKEAGTHDIREAWAGVDGTQMILRVLLSEGINSGRLPYSTLLHVASRNPARIFGLYPKKGVLRIGSDADLVIINPTKKEKINPEMMFSKCGWTLYDGLEMTGAPEMTFVRGEMVFKENRTTIRPGHGEFQQMGLSNKHLGGANVV
- a CDS encoding 4Fe-4S dicluster domain-containing protein; this translates as MLSELEFVIGDPQVCTGCMICVNVCSMRFFKTISPARSRARVLRVEPALDFPLFCRNCEDAPCIDACPENAIRRTKKGTVIISEAKCTGTGDCVEACPYAAIKINPDTGKAIKCIQCGECVKRCPVDALQITTREKLQETDPDGEILALHDEHADILYEKEESP